Genomic DNA from Fimbriimonas ginsengisoli Gsoil 348:
AGCGCAACGATATCCGGCAGCTTTCCAATCGGCTGAGCAGTGAGATAGGAACCTTGATGTTGGACCACGGCTTTGAAGCGGACGCCGTCGCGCGGGTTACCGATTCTCTGATCGATGCGGTTTACTGCCGCACGGTCGACCGAAGTCCGCTCGCTTACCTCCGGGATTACATTCGACATTCCAAGTTTAAGATCGAGCAGCAGATGGCGAGAGGCGAAGTCAACGCCCGATTGATTTCCGCCTCGATTAACCACGGCCCCTTCGGCCCGGGATGGAATCCGGCGAAGTCGCTTGCAAACGTTCTGGTCGGGAAGCCCGTGTCT
This window encodes:
- a CDS encoding DUF6933 domain-containing protein, which codes for MAMAGRICCTKKLLTELGLTPAGVSVPSANSDPLSIWYGDLFYVAGRKNVVVMNPASGYSVLFAVVKRNDIRQLSNRLSSEIGTLMLDHGFEADAVARVTDSLIDAVYCRTVDRSPLAYLRDYIRHSKFKIEQQMARGEVNARLISASINHGPFGPGWNPAKSLANVLVGKPVSRKQ